The nucleotide window AACTAATGCCGATAATCCCGTAGATGTTAGAAAGGCTCGTGAATTTGGGGCAGAGGGCATTGGCTTGTGCCGTACAGAGCATATGTTTATGGCCCCAGATCGTTTACCAATAGTTCAAAACATGATTTTGGCTGATACAGTGGAAGAACGGAAAAAAGCTTTAGCAGAATTATTGCCGATTCAGGAAGAAGATTTTTATGGGATTTTACGGGAAATGGATGGTTTTCCGGTAACAATTCGTTTTTTGGATCCTCCTTTACATGAGTTTCTGCCTAATATTGAGGAATTAGCTGTGGAGCTAGCCAAAATGGAAGTTAAAGGTCAAGTGAATGAGGAATATAAAGCTAGGGAAAAGGTGTTGGCTAAAGCCAGAGAACTTCATGAATTTAATCCGATGTTAGGACACCGCGGCTGTCGATTAGGTATTGCTTATCCGGAAATTTATGAAATGCAGGCTACCGCTATTTTTCAAGCATGTGCCCGTTTGGTTAAAGAAGGATATCATATTATTCCTGAATTGGAAATACCTTTGGTAATTGATCAAAATGAATTGCTTTTCTTGCGTAAAAAAATAGAAGAAATTGCTGACACTATTATGCGGGAAAATGATGTGCAGTTTAAATATTATATTGGTACGATGATTGAATTACCGCGAGCTTGTTTGTTAGCCAAAGAAATTGCCCAAGTTGCTGATTTCTTTTCTTTTGGTACTAATGATCTCACACAAACTACCTTAGGCTTTAGTCGTGATGATGCCGAAGGAAAATTCATGGACATCTATTTGGAAAAGGAAATTCTTAAAAAGAATCCTTTTATGGTGATTGATCGAGATGGAGTAGGTCAATTAATGCAAATAGCGGTTGAAAATGGACGTTGTGAAAAAAGCGATCTTTTAATCGGCATTTGCGGTGAACACGGTGGGGAACCAAATTCTATAGAGTTTTGTCATTTAATTGGTTTAGATTATGTCAGTTGTTCGCCTTTCCGTGTGCCGATTGCTCGTTTGGCAGCAGCCCAGGTGGAGATTAATCATCCAAGAACAAGTAATAAGAAGCAAAATAGTATAGGATACGTATAAAATATAGTAAGGGGTATTGTTTCTTAGTGATTCTAAGGGACAATACCTTATTTTTGTTACCTGTTAATGACAAGCGAATCTACTAATAGGAATGAGCTAATGAATAATGTAATATTAACTTTCTTTTTAAAATATGTGATTGCTACAATCGTTTTTTTAGATATGTTTCAGCTCCTACTCTATTAAATTGTTACACGGGTGGTATATAAAGCTGACAGAAGTAAAATCTAAGTAGTAAATGATAATATTAAGCTATATAAACCTACTATCAGAAAAAAGGTGATTAGATGGTTACTGAAACAGCATTACTAGAAATGGGATGGAAATTAGATAATAGTTACGCTGAGTTGCCAGACAAGTTTTATACAAATATCAACCCAACCCCTGTGCGCGCACCAAAGCTGATTATACTTAATCATACTTTGGCGACAACCTTGGGATTAAAGGTGGAGCTATTGCAAAAATCTGGGGGGAGTGACAAGGGAACAAAAAGAGTATTTCGACGTCTAAAATAAATAAAAGAAACTTTTAGGGAGGGAATAATTTGAAAAAAGTATTAACACTAATATTAGTCTTATTATTAAGTATTGCGGTAATTGGTTGTAGTAAAACTCCCGGTGATGCGGATCCCGGAAAAGTTGTAGAACCTAGGGAAGATGTAGATCCTGTAAAAGATGAGGATAATAGCACAGTTATTTACGAGAATACTCAGTATGGTTTTAGCTTTTCTTTACCCGAGGGCTGGAGGAATTACGAAATTAGAAGTGAACAATGGGAAGGTTTACCCCTTGGTGAAGATTCTAATGACAGTAAAGATGTAGAAACAGGTCCATTGATTTCGATTCGACATCCTGAATGGACATCTGCTGATCAACGACAGGATATCCCTATTATGATATTTACCCTAGACCAATGGGAGTCACTAGAAAAAGAGGAATTTCATATTGGGGCGGCACCTATGGGACCTAAAGAATTAGCCCACAATAGTAAGTATGTTTTCGCCCTGCCGGCTCGTTACAACTACGCATTTCCAAAAGGCTATGAAGAGGTGGAAAAGATTTTAGAGGGAAATCCTCTTCAAGCAAATGAAAACATTGATATGTAGTTATGCAAGTGCTCCCGCTAAACTTAAACCAATAATCTTTTTTTTGTTCATAGTAAAAACTCCTCACTTTTGTTTTTATTTTTTTTCTATACTTTATAGACGTTATTACTCCTGAAAAAGTTCTCGTATTTTGTTATTACCGTAAAAAGGTAACATCACTACAACTCAAACATACTTTATAGGGACGGTTACTCAATTGAGAATTACTCAGAAGTATCCTTTAGTAAACGGTAGGTTCCCCCTTTTTAGCAAAAGTAGGGATAGTTAACTTGTAAAATTTGGAACATATTTTTTAAAATTATAGGCTCGCTAAGAGGACTATAATTAGATTTACTCCTCAAAGCTGATAATATTTTATGTGCATTGCATTTACAATGCACATATTTTATATTAAAATACATATAATGATAGTAAAGGGAGGGAAGTTAAATGTCCGAAACAACAAATTTAACCATGCGCATAGATAAAGAACTCAAGGACCAGGCGGAACAGCTTTTCTCTGAATTGGGTATGAATATGACGACGGCATTCACCGTCTTTATCCGACAGGCTATCCGAGAGAGAAAAATACCCTTTGAAATATCTTTGAATAGTCCTAATTCAGAAACGATAGCAGCTATGGAAGAAGCAAATAGAATAAGCCGTGACCCAAGTGCAAAACGCTACTCAAGTTTTGAGGAACTGATAGCGGAGGTTCGGAATGAAGTATGAGATTTTATCGACAGGTAGGTTCAAAAAGGATTTAAAGGCAATTATTAAGCGAGGATACAATGTACAATTACTACAAGAAGTTGTTTCTATGTTGGCAGCGGGAATTACCTTACCGGAAAAATATAAAGACCATCTGTTAATTGGTGACTGGACCGGGCATAGGGAATGCCATATTACTCCCGACTGGCTTTTGATTTATAGGGTTGATAATGATGTTCTAGTATTGACGCTTACCAGAACAGGTACACACAGCGATTTATTTTGAGTAAAATACTTATTACATTGAGTGGAAAATGTTAAATGAATTAAATCATGTGATTGACTATATTGAAGATCATTTATCCGATGATCTATCTCTTGCAATAATTCCTGAATATACTGACACATAAATTATTTTTATCCGCTTTGGTGTTGTAATAAACAGAGCTCATAGACTAGTCGAGGTTGAGCCAAATTCTTTCTCAAGGCCCATGGAGATGGCACTGTTTATTGTGCTTATTCTAAGAGCGTCGGAGCCGTTAAACTTTATTTTTTTCCCAAAAGGTAGATGGGTTTGCAACGATGCACATGGAGTTTATTGACAAGTTTATATCCAGTGATCCAGAAATGGCTATACTCATGGAAAAGTATGAGAAAGAGTTACTCCCTTATATGATAAGATTTATTGAGCAAGGAAGAGAACAAGGTTATTTCAGCAAAAGACTTTCCGTGGAAACTATGTTATTTTATATTAATCTTTTTAGTAGCCAAGCGATGCAACAATTGGAACAAATACCACAGGGAGAACAGAAGCGCCGGATTTATAACGAGTTGCTGACCGTGTTTCTTTATGGCGTTACGGGGGAAAAAGCAATCTCCTTTTAATCATGGACTAGCCAGGGAGACTGTCTTTCTCGGAATTGAAAAGTGTTCCTTAATGTGCAAAAACGACGATTGGTCTATTTTGCTAGCCGCCGCCCAAGCAGTAATTAGCGAAAAGGACCTATCTTAAACAGTTGTAGATTGGGTAATATGTATTAAAGGT belongs to Clostridia bacterium and includes:
- a CDS encoding type II toxin-antitoxin system RelB/DinJ family antitoxin translates to MSETTNLTMRIDKELKDQAEQLFSELGMNMTTAFTVFIRQAIRERKIPFEISLNSPNSETIAAMEEANRISRDPSAKRYSSFEELIAEVRNEV
- a CDS encoding type II toxin-antitoxin system YafQ family toxin codes for the protein MKYEILSTGRFKKDLKAIIKRGYNVQLLQEVVSMLAAGITLPEKYKDHLLIGDWTGHRECHITPDWLLIYRVDNDVLVLTLTRTGTHSDLF